The Sabethes cyaneus chromosome 1, idSabCyanKW18_F2, whole genome shotgun sequence DNA segment tgacaAGTTGTCCCCGGAGTTGCCATTCCGAGAACAACTCGTCAAATCGACTTAAATGGACAAAAATCAATTCCTGgagggatttcatgaattttgacatacatattgctagggtttctacccaaacatgttagtggcctcagggccccatgggaatctgctacgaagtggccattccgggaaccactcatcaaatggactcaaagtgaataaaaatcaactcctggagtgatttcatgaagtttgacatacatattgctgggggttctaaccaaacatgttactggtctcataaggctccacatgaacctgttgcggaatggccattccgaggacatgtcatcaactgaactcaaaaaggataaatttcaattcctagagtgatttcacgaattttgatatacatattgctagggtttctatccaaacatgttactggtctcatagagccccacaggaagctctggagtggccattccggggacaaatcatcagatggactcaaaatggataaaactcaactcctagagtgatttggtgaaatttgatatacatattgctagggtttcagtCCAAACAGGTTAATGGTCTCAtaaggccccacaggaacctgctccggaatggccattccgaagacaactcgttaaatggactcaaaatggataaacatcaactcctggagtgatttcatgaattttgataccaatattgtgtggttttattgacaattgtacacatttgttttggatccggaacatggtcccggagatccggatttacgggaaccagacgtggtcccaggcttggtaagtctcatgctctaaaaatagacaaattttccaatcttttgacggttcaagatccaaaatcggtcaagaattgataaagttagaagcatttcatttcggtgggtacccgggtacccatccgaacacttatgggtgttaaatttcccgtacacataacggttaaagagaggaggagtctcaattcaacatagaaattGGTACGTGGTATATGGCTCCTTATggagaaattcgtatttcatttttatggcagcccccccccctcctaaaaatgtaaggggtcctaatacatcatagaaaaaattcttgcctccaaaaacacccacatgccaaatatggttccatttgcttgattagttctcgagttatgcagaaatttgtatttcatttgtatgggagaccccttcttagtggggggaggggtctctaaccatcataagaagctTCCCTTGCCCCAAAAAtacttacatgcaaagtttcacgcctatcggttcagtagttttcgattctatgaggaacataccgacgaacagacagaaattcatttttatatataagattgaatctttttttttttttttttttttttttgtgatggccCTAGACCCTATATGGTCTTTGCCTCCACCCCATACGCATCTTTGGAGTGGGAGGGACGTTTATCTCTTGGATATTTAAATATAGTTATTTCACATATTGTTGCTTATCTATTTATCAGCCATACTACTTGTTGCATCACTCTCCCGCGTATGTCCATCACAATACTATTAAAGTCTGATAATCGTATTTTCTATGATTTCATATAGATTGGGCTACCATTACTTTTCACCTGTCTCACCTTCGCAAGCAACAGGACCATTACAATTTCACCTGTCTCGCCTTCGCAAGCAACAGGATATTCCCTAGTAAAAAACGGTTCTGCCTTAGCAGACTATAGAGTGAATGACTCGACAAGTTCACAATAATCGTTGATTTAAAATTggcttttcactgtttcaattgCCATGCGTTTGAACTGGGTCAAATTCGTTGAACATTTGGCTTCCTGTGGCAAACTATTGTATATTTGAAGTCCTTTATAGAAAAGCGATCTCTGAGTCGTCTGTTTCAAAAAACGGGGCAGTCTAAAGTCAGAAGCACCTCTAGTGTTGTGTCTGTGTATATCTCTACCAAACTGTATTTCTTGTGTAAGATATTCAGGCAATAtaccaattttcattttatgtataAACATCAAGCTGTTATATATTATTCTTTGTTTCACTGACATCCATTGGAGCATATCTAACATAAGATTCGTTGATGTTAACCGTCCACATCTGAGCAATAGTCTCATTATCTTATTTTGCAACCTTTGAAGCCTTTGCACTTGCGTATCTGACGCCAGCAACAGCACCGTTGCGCAGTAATCAAAATGCGGCAATATAACTGATCTTACATATGTTAGCTTGGACCAAAACGTTAGATATCTATTTATCCGACACAGTACTCCATACTTTATGGCAATCTTTTTTATAACGTAATCCACGTGTTCAGAGAAATTAAGCTTTTCGTCCACTTGTACTCCTAGATACTTAGAAACAGTCACTCTTTCTATTACCTCTTCGTCTATTTTGAGTTCAACATTCTgagcaaattttttatttcctaTAATCATCcactttgttttcgatacattcaaGCTTAGTTTTTTCCGTTTCAAATACTCTGCGATCTGCTTGAGGTCAATTTCAGCTTCTCGAATTGCCGTGTCTAAGTTGTCACTGGCCCAATAAATTGTGGCATCATCTGCAAAGAGTTTCAGGTTTCCATGTCTCAAGCAAGTTTTTAGGTCGTTGatgtataaaataaaaagtaaggGTCCTAATACGCTTCCCTGTGGTACTCCCAAATCATTCCTACGCGAATTCGAAACAGCGTTTCCGTATTTAGTCCTTTGACTTCTATTAGAAAGATAACTGTTAAACCATTTCCAAACAGTTCCCCGTATCCCTACGTTATGTAAAAGATCTAACAACTGCGATCTATCAATTGTTTCAAATGCTCTTTTGAAATCCAAAAAAACAGCTACAGTGAATTTTCCTTTTTCAATATTAGTCTTCCAATTATGCAAAATCAGATTTATAGCCGTTTCTGAGGAATGACTTTTTCTAAATCCTGACTGCTCAGGTATTATAATATCCTGAGAATTGATAAAACTCATTAATTGTCCTTTGACAACGATTTCCAGTGTTTTCTCTTGGAGCTCCAACATATTAATTGGTCTATACTGCGTTGCATTCTTTGTATTACTCACTTTCGGAATTGGGACTATAGTTGATTCCTTCCATGCACTTGGCACCAAACCCGTTGATAGACTAGTGTTAATAAATCGCAATAGTATGTCATTGGTTTCCAAAAATGCATCCTTGAACACTCTGGTAGACACATTGTCAATTCCTGCCGTTTGTTTCAGTTCGTTCACAATATTACGCAAATTCGTCATTGAGATAACCTCAAATCTATACATACACCGGTTGCATGTTATCTGTGACATAGCTGGTTGACTACTGTTTGTGTTTGGAATATTGTTTCGTATCTCGTATATACTATCTATGAAGTAGtcattaaatttgttagcaacTGAGAGTTCATCTGATTCCTCTATCCCATCGAATATTATTGTACTCGCATGTTCAATTTTCGGATTTGTGAGTCTTTTTATAGTTTTCCACATCTTTTTACCATCATGCTTATTTCTGTTTAGCTCATCTTGAATAGATTTATTTTTAGCATCTCGAATTGCCCTAGAGTATTTGTTCCTGGCCATAATATACTTGTTCCAATGATATTGTGTTTTGTGTCTTCTGTGTTCTCTATTTAACTGAATACACTCTCGCTTCATCTGGGCTAATTCATTAGTATACCAACCATCACACCGATTTGTGTTTAAAATTCTGATGTCTGGTAATCTGGCTACATTGTTTTTAAGCATTAGGTCATAATTTTGGACACAATTTTCAAACGTTTTATGTGTACTACAATTCAAGCACTGATCTATGGCAAATATCTCATCTCTATCTTGCCTGTCTCGCCTTTGCAAGCAACAGGAAGAAGCTTGTGTGTCAAGTCGACTCTGCCTTAGCAGACAACATAAATCAGTTTGATTGTACCTTCTCCAACATTTCACTTTCGTGAATTCATCATCTAATGCCGATGTATTGTCGATTGTAACACATATCGTTTCATGGTCAGTAACACGTAAGTTTGGCTCAATACTAGCTTCCGCTTCATTAACATAATTaacaaaaactaaatctatCCTTGTGCTGCTTTGTTGCGTAACACGTGTATCTTCTTTCACAATTTGTTTAAGTCCATATACATCCATCACTCTTCTTAATTCTCTACTATCATTACTTAAGTTGTAGTCGATATTAAAATCACCACAGATAATGCTATCAATAGTATCATCAAGTGCTTCCAACAACCACTCATCTTCAAGTTTTCTTAGAAAGGCCAAGTCACTTGAATTTGGGGAATGATATAATCCTCCAACAATAACATATTGGGTACCAATTTTAACCTTCAACCCTAGAAACCAGTTTTCATTATCTTTGACATTCAATACTACTGTAGTAGTCAATTTACGCTTAACATATATTGTTACGCCACCTGTATGTCTAGAGTGTGACCAGCAGTTAAACATAGTATACCCTTGAATTGAAAATATTGCGGCACTTGCTTCGTCAGTCAAATGAGTCTCTGTTAGCACTATAATAGATGGTTTACTCTCATTTACAACTaaacaaatttcatcaaaatttgaaGTCAATCCGGCAGAATTGAGATACATTATTATGAACTTTCTTTGCTATTTTGTGTAATCAATAAATCGTTTAGCCttactttgtctttttttgaacatatcacaTTCATAACTCCATGCTGGATGGCAAGTATCCAACTGGTTATCTGGctctaatttcatttttttgttgtatttgtcgCAATTTATGCATTTTTCCAAGCTAACTTTACATTCCTTTATATCATGATTTTCTGCACATTTGGGACAGCAAACATTTTCTTTACAATCTGCTATTTTATGGCCATAATTCCAACACTTATAACAACGCATTACGCTAATCTCTTCAAACACTTTGCATCTGTCCCATCCAATAtttaccttctttttctttataatAGTTTCAAACGTAACGGCATCTACTTCCAAAATCGATATCATTGaactatttttccatttttcattctTGAATGTTTTTACAATTTTGATGTCTGCTTTATCATGAATATCGTTTTGTTCAATTAGGCTTCTAATGAATTTACTACCATCAATATCGTTTTCATCTTTCTCATATCCTACAATACGAATTTTTGGTCTAGTTGGCTCCCgaatttctattttatatttatttcctAATAATTCTTGTGCATTCGTTTGTAGTTccattgatttttgttttgtaatgcATTTGACAAACGCTTCACCTGTTGATTCAGAATAACGAACCGTTTTTACTCCTGAAGTAACCGCGTTTAATGAATGACGAATATCTTTTTTAGTCATGTCAACAGACTGGCTAGTTATAGGTTTaaagcaaactgtttcagaAATTTTGGTCATACAAATATTATTTTGGTTATCAATCATTTTGGCAGACATCTGCTGATTTTCATCCTGGCCGCTATTCGCTATTCTCCTACGTTTTCCACTTCTAAGAAGTCCCCCATCATCTTCAGAAATTCTTTTATTCATATTCGGTGTTTGATTTCTATATATTTTATCAGCTGTTCCAGAACGAACAACTTGGGACCAGCTACTTTGAACAATTGGGGTATTACATGCATCAGTACAAATTTTATCTTtcatgcttgaaatttcacgtTGTACAATTTCTGTCATTTTATTTTCCATTGTTGTCATAAAACTTTTGGTCATCACTGTAAGTTCCTCACATATGATCTGCTTCCACGCATCAGTCATCTGTTACATGCACGCATCACTCATACGTATACCAGTCACACTCTCATTCGTATCATTATTGCTCGCTTTGGGTACTTTGCTCTGTTTGCTTTCCCGAAAGTTTTTTCGGCAGTTAAAACATACATACAGCAGCACGCTATTCTCGCTCATGGCATGAATGCCGCTTTTAGTTAGTCCCGCGCAGGAGACATGCCAAACTCTTTTGCATTCTCCCGCGCACTTCACATACTCATTTCCTCTCGCAATTTTCTGTTCGCACTCTGTACACTCATGCATTTTATTCGCTTTGGCTTAGTACGCAGCCGCCGCGGCATAAAGGCTATGAAATAATCCACaatattacactttattttcaatcttaaatacacatatattataaattACTAAATTATACTTAGCTCAGTTAATCGCTGGGAAGACAATTTATCCGCAGGCACTTCACTAAATTTTAATAGCACTTTATTTCTTATAAGAATCGGTGTTTAAATTTGATGTTTAAACATCACGTCTACTCACACCACTTCACTATACACTAGTCTACACGAACTACACGAATCTACACGAACTTGATGTCCTAATAGTACACcgttaaagaaaacaaaaaactacaaggtatacagccctaagggttgtacgaaagggtgacgtaggactgtgtcatataatactcattatattgttaacatgttttaatcgatgaagtataactatgtctgatcattaaatcaaagactaatgtaaactgcatttctggcatatgcctatttgagtatttgtgagtatcattgtttgagtgtttatttgtaaaagaagagcgaaatattctgattttattcttcattgaatcaatggtggttttgaaaaaaaccgtttgaaattgtttggtggccctgaaaagaactatgtttgagctgatagcacatcttaaaaatcagtactataattactgttgccaataaatagatggatgtcgctattcggtcctttagactctaggatgatggttgcccgctaatagaggagtgataggaaataccaaatcactgtaaagtagaaatgaattagttttatcaaaaaatataagaaataagaaatataaaaatacaataCTTATTTATTGCTTAAATTTAAGATAAGCAATTTATGAGTTGTTCGGGGACCGATTGTAGGAGTAAACTGTTAAAGAATGCCAGCAAAGGGATGAATCGATAGAAAATCGATTTCAATATAAGCGTCAACTATGTGGAACATAGCATTATGTGACTATGATTAACATTTGATGATTGCTAACAGATTTGATACTTACAAAAGATTAATTTAAAGTATTCAATGCCATCACAAATGGCCCCAAAATCGCGAGTTCAAAATCAGGCACCGTGGCTCGGTTATCAAGAAACAGTAAATcgtgataaaataaatttagcTGCCAATCGAAAAGGGTTCATCGGGAGCGATTGTTGGCATCTGTAAAGGCGAATGACCACTGTTGAAATATATGACTTAAATAAATAGTAGGATGTGAAACTTACAAAACTTTCTAAGTTTTAGTATTTGTTAACAGAACAAATCAATTCAATCAATCAATTCAATGTAAGTCGATACTGTTAAACCTTACTTACTCTAGGGCTGTGGTAGAAAACGATCGTCTCGGCTTTATCAATTTTAACTTGATAGCAACGTGAACTGAGGACGATGATACGAAAAGTACGACACGTACCTTTTCGTAGACAATACCGGAATATTCCTCGAAAAAGTAAGATCGATGCATGAACCTCCCAGGGTTGTTGCCTGTCTGGGATCAGTCACGAGATCAAATTTCATCCATTCCGTCATGAAATTTACCAAATCGCTATTCTCCTCTTTAGAGATATCCACATTGAAGTCACCTGTCACTATTGTTGGGGTTTCATAATTCGAGTAAAACAGATGTCGAGTTAAAAACAGTTGTATCAGTTTCAGTGACGTATTCGGTGAGATATAAACGGCGAATAAGATTGTTTTGCTTCCGTCAATAAACAATTCTGCAGCGCAGATATCTCCAAAATTTTCCGCGTCTAGAAGCATAGCGTCATGTACCTCACTCGCTTTTATAATTTCGTGTTGGGATGACATAGTTGCAAATTCACTTTTCACGAAAATGGCAACTCCACCAGCACGTTGGTTTTCTCGTTTAAAATGCGTGATACAGGTATACCCTGCAAAAATAGATAAAATAATGCGTAACAATTATTGAAAGAAATAGAATGAATATAACGAACCTTCCATTGCTAACGATGCGTTATTGTTTGCCCATGTTTCGCTGAACGCAAAGACATCTGCCAGTCTAAGAACGGGATCAGTTGATACATCTTCAGAATGAGCATTGAAGCTCTGAATATTTAGACTAACTAGCACGAAAGAATGGTTGCCGCTGGTTACGAATTCAATCAGTTCATCCCGAATTGTTACCAATCTGTGGTTCTCTAGTCGACTCATCTCTGTACGCAATTCTTTCATTTTGGGAGTATTACTGCCCTTCGCATGGTGAAATTTGAACGAGTTCGTTGAGTTTGTTAGGTACAAACCTTGCAATGAACTTACTCTCGACATCGCAACATATACTAACTGCTGCTCCTGACTTCTGTCGTAGTCGACAACGACTTCTGAGAATGTTCCACCTTGCGATTTATGTATGGTGAGTGCACAAGCACTAACGACGGGGAATTGAGCTCGTTTACATTTAATAGCGCTGCTAAGTTTGATATTGGCGGATCGCTTACTGATAGGTGTCCAGTCTTGTCTGAGTACACCGGGCTTCGAAAACACTATCGGCCTTGACTTGATTCGAAGTTGAGCGCCAACTGTGTCATTCTGAAACTTGAACCACAATCGACAGGCGGATTGCTCTTCAGTTTCTGCGAACTCAATGAACATAAGCTCGCCAATCGCACCATTTACAATGCCGTCTGCTACTTCCACGTTCGTAGTTATCATATACGACATTCCCACAACCAATCGTAACATGTACGGAAGGCATCCGGTTTCAGCGACGCTCATGCGATATAGTTTGGTGCGGGCACTCGTCAGCTGGGTAGCATCTCTATGTCCAGTTATTACATCCTCAGCAGTATGATCTAATCCTTGCCGAAGACTCAATGTTTTCTGATTGAATGCTTCTACATCGGTGTTCCTATGGAATAAGCGAATTGCGTTCGGTACATTTTCCTGGCACCATTCAGCTGTACGGAATCTCCCCTCAATGACTTTAGTCTCGTCATCCGATAATTGTTCGCCGTTTCCGATTTTTGTGAGTATGGATGAGAATTCAGTGTCACTCTGTCGCATAACTTGACGCAGTGGGAAGAATTTCAAAGACTGCCAGAGTGAAGCACCTCCTAAGGAATTGTTCACAGGTTTAAACGGGGCTCTAGCATTTACTGGCGGTAACTGACGAAAATCTCCACATAGTAAAATGTCTTTTCCGCCAAAAGCATCATCATAGTTGCCACTAATATTTTGCAGTCGCGTATGAACAGTGTTCAAAATGTTTGCACCAATCATGCTGATCTCTTCGATTATAATTAGCTTAATATTGGCAAATGAATTGCGATACAATTGGAGCATCTCGAAACCTAGCTTTCCATGATGCCGCCGATCCATTGTTATATGGAAAGCGGAATGCACCGTCGTACCACCAATAGCTACCGCTGCCTTTCCGGTAGATGCGCAAGCAACATAGGCGTTGTTTAGAGAGTTATGAGCTTGACTGAAGCGGTTATATGTCTCCATCACAATACGAAGCGTGAAAGTTTTGCCGCACCCGGCCGGCCCGGTGAAAAACAATTGCAGCGGTTTTCTGGTTTCATCGAAACAATGGAGgctgtcgataacgtgaagaaTCAGAGCGCGCTGTTCCGGATTTGTCTTCCGCATTAAACTGCAATATTCTTGACTGGTCATTACCGAGGTGCGTTGTTTAATGACCGCCGATAAGGCGTTAGTGGGTAGCAGTACAATATCATCgtcatttggttccattgcaaTGGTTCTCGTGCACTCAGCACGCTTAACATTAGCATCCGTTTCCTGTACACCTGATTCATCCTCAATACACAACCGCAAATACTCGTCAACGATATGTTCAAGATTGAGCTCACAATCATATTGCTTGCGCTTCGCTAGAATTGCTGCTTCGTTTTGGTCGTAGAGTTGAAGAAACTTGTTATTGTCGAGAACATCGCACATTTCATTCCGAAATGGTATAAACAACACCACCATCTCTCGCTTATACTCAAAGAGCTTTGCCATCTCGTAGCCACACCACTGCAGTATACGGGAAAAACGGCGGATCTTATATGAATTAGTACCATTTCGTTCTTTTGTGTAATTTGCTGCAAAATCGGCTAGACATACATCATCTAGACCGAGCCGCGCTTCATACTTTTGCACGATATTTAATGTCCAGACATCAGTTGAACTGTCGTCGATTCCCTCTTCATCCATTCGTGCATTTCGCTTTCTTGATTTCGTACGCTCATGCGGCCACATCGTTGGTATGAATTGTATCGCTCGACTTGCTTCTGACATCGGTTGACGCAAAAGATACCATGCCGCCTCCTGGGCCGACATCTCCACGGAGTTGAGCATTTTGATGCTCAGTTTCTTCAGAAGTTCAGTATAGTCTTGATCAGGAAATTGTTCTTGTAGTGCGATAAGGTCTCGTTGAAGGCAACTTATTCCTCGATTGGTTTTGTTCACATATTCGACAACATACGCAGCACACGAATATTCATCCAATATAAACTGCAAGTCCATATTCGAGAGCAGATTTCGAGCTATCCACGGATTAAACGAGTTTGTCCAAAGTTCAGACATGGATCGTTTGAGCAAAACAGTGGGACGGCGAATGGTTGCACGGATAACATCGAGGTATTTATCCATTGTACAATTACATTCAAGAAGAAACGATTCCAGTGTGTCGAATGCATTTGTATCTAGTACTTCGCGCATTTTCTTGGCCTTTCTAACCAACTGATCGCGGCGGCTATCATCCGAAGCAATAGGAACGAGTATCCTGGTTTGGTCCATGGGCCAATAAGGAATGTTGAACCGACAGCGGTTTTCATTCTTCTTATAgcaagtgaatgtatgtttatgAACCTAGAATAAACAAATTGAATATGCCGAAGTACAACACATGGACAGTAGATTTACCTGATAACCATAGGTATCCGGTAAATCCTCGGCCTTGACGGAACAGAGTTCATCAATCAACCGCACGGTATCGGTCATATTCTCTCCGACTGCTTCACGTGGGTCATTTTTCAACCATAGCAAGATATGCGCGTGTGGACTACCCCGATGTTGGAATTCGATCCGCTTGAAATAATCAACTACTTGATATTTTCCAAATATGTTGTACTTTGGCGACGTTAACAGAATCATAATCGTGTCCACAAGCTTATTGAAGTATGCGCAGCACGTAACCGGATCATTGTTGACCAATGTTGCTCTCTGTAAGGCAGTCAATTCCTGCATTGGATTTGTTAACTCGGTGTTATTTTCTCTTTCGGATAACCGGTATAGAGTTTTGAGCAGGTGAGGCCACTTTGTTTCGTTCGCACTAAGTGTTAGGAACATCGTAGGCTTACCAAGTTGGCGCATCATGGCAAAAAGATCCCTTTTCCTTTGCTGCCAGTACTGGACTGAGTTCGGAATGGTTTTCAGGAACGATAGATTCCGGTTAATGCATTGCTCCATAAATTCCCTATTCTGAAGATCGCCGCGAGTAACATTCGCGGTGCCCATACACTTAAAGGTGCATTGCAATCCTTCCGAAACTCGTAAACGAAGAACTTTCATCGCCATGTATAATACGTGCTGTGGCTTTGCTCCTCGTCTATCACAACGACGAGTTTCGCTGGAAGCaatcataaagtacgtcacgcgtACGCCTGGTCTAAATTCACGCGGACAGCCGAAATAAATGGCAGGATATGACAGCTCTTCGCCATGCTCATCATAGATTATAGACAAGGGGATCTTGTTTTGAGCGGGGGCGATTTCTAGGCATTTGTCTTCATTCCATAAAAGCGTTTCTTGTTGACCCAGTAGCAACTCTGTTTCATTATCGAAATCAATGGTTTCCAATGCAATCCGATCATCCGGAGCACTGTTATCTAGATCTTCTATTCTATTACCGTCCATAACGATACCGTATCTGCGGTACAATGGCGTTTTAACTAAATACGTAAGCCAAGCTTTAACTACCGATTTCTTAACGAATCCGGACAGGTAGGAAGACTTGTGTATCACATGTTTTTTGATGAATACATTAAACGCTTGATCGTCGTCAAGTTGACGAGGAAGGGAGCGCAACATCTCACCTACATCTACGGGGCAATTGATTACTTGACCAACAATCGAGTAACTACCTGTGATTAAAGATTGTGTAGACGAATAATAATGAAACTATTAAAGCATTGCAGCTTACCTGCAGCAAAGCGCAAACGACGTATTTGCATGAAAGGTAAGCGAGGTGACACTAACC contains these protein-coding regions:
- the LOC128745602 gene encoding uncharacterized protein LOC128745602, whose protein sequence is MGLPIRKYRRVYRRSILLQKGSYSIVGQVINCPVDVGEMLRSLPRQLDDDQAFNVFIKKHVIHKSSYLSGFVKKSVVKAWLTYLVKTPLYRRYGIVMDGNRIEDLDNSAPDDRIALETIDFDNETELLLGQQETLLWNEDKCLEIAPAQNKIPLSIIYDEHGEELSYPAIYFGCPREFRPGVRVTYFMIASSETRRCDRRGAKPQHVLYMAMKVLRLRVSEGLQCTFKCMGTANVTRGDLQNREFMEQCINRNLSFLKTIPNSVQYWQQRKRDLFAMMRQLGKPTMFLTLSANETKWPHLLKTLYRLSERENNTELTNPMQELTALQRATLVNNDPVTCCAYFNKLVDTIMILLTSPKYNIFGKYQVVDYFKRIEFQHRGSPHAHILLWLKNDPREAVGENMTDTVRLIDELCSVKAEDLPDTYGYQVHKHTFTCYKKNENRCRFNIPYWPMDQTRILVPIASDDSRRDQLVRKAKKMREVLDTNAFDTLESFLLECNCTMDKYLDVIRATIRRPTVLLKRSMSELWTNSFNPWIARNLLSNMDLQFILDEYSCAAYVVEYVNKTNRGISCLQRDLIALQEQFPDQDYTELLKKLSIKMLNSVEMSAQEAAWYLLRQPMSEASRAIQFIPTMWPHERTKSRKRNARMDEEGIDDSSTDVWTLNIVQKYEARLGLDDVCLADFAANYTKERNGTNSYKIRRFSRILQWCGYEMAKLFEYKREMVVLFIPFRNEMCDVLDNNKFLQLYDQNEAAILAKRKQYDCELNLEHIVDEYLRLCIEDESGVQETDANVKRAECTRTIAMEPNDDDIVLLPTNALSAVIKQRTSVMTSQEYCSLMRKTNPEQRALILHVIDSLHCFDETRKPLQLFFTGPAGCGKTFTLRIVMETYNRFSQAHNSLNNAYVACASTGKAAVAIGGTTVHSAFHITMDRRHHGKLGFEMLQLYRNSFANIKLIIIEEISMIGANILNTVHTRLQNISGNYDDAFGGKDILLCGDFRQLPPVNARAPFKPVNNSLGGASLWQSLKFFPLRQVMRQSDTEFSSILTKIGNGEQLSDDETKVIEGRFRTAEWCQENVPNAIRLFHRNTDVEAFNQKTLSLRQGLDHTAEDVITGHRDATQLTSARTKLYRMSVAETGCLPYMLRLVVGMSYMITTNVEVADGIVNGAIGELMFIEFAETEEQSACRLWFKFQNDTVGAQLRIKSRPIVFSKPGVLRQDWTPISKRSANIKLSSAIKCKRAQFPVVSACALTIHKSQGGTFSEVVVDYDRSQEQQLVYVAMSRGSNTPKMKELRTEMSRLENHRLVTIRDELIEFVTSGNHSFVLVSLNIQSFNAHSEDVSTDPVLRLADVFAFSETWANNNASLAMEGYTCITHFKRENQRAGGVAIFVKSEFATMSSQHEIIKASEVHDAMLLDAENFGDICAAELFIDGSKTILFAVYISPNTSLKLIQLFLTRHLFYSNYETPTIVTGDFNVDISKEENSDLRFRAEFVNAIFSVQVRAPGKAFERIGIMATPYHTNDGRAPCDSVIFQCFFAHGIEITGILACQYRYFGAGKSVGNTGITDSGTPGIPTLISNPHAEDPGINPNPAEVTNSPGC